One Homo sapiens chromosome 13, GRCh38.p14 Primary Assembly genomic window carries:
- the SLITRK1 gene encoding SLIT and NTRK-like protein 1 precursor, giving the protein MLLWILLLETSLCFAAGNVTGDVCKEKICSCNEIEGDLHVDCEKKGFTSLQRFTAPTSQFYHLFLHGNSLTRLFPNEFANFYNAVSLHMENNGLHEIVPGAFLGLQLVKRLHINNNKIKSFRKQTFLGLDDLEYLQADFNLLRDIDPGAFQDLNKLEVLILNDNLISTLPANVFQYVPITHLDLRGNRLKTLPYEEVLEQIPGIAEILLEDNPWDCTCDLLSLKEWLENIPKNALIGRVVCEAPTRLQGKDLNETTEQDLCPLKNRVDSSLPAPPAQEETFAPGPLPTPFKTNGQEDHATPGSAPNGGTKIPGNWQIKIRPTAAIATGSSRNKPLANSLPCPGGCSCDHIPGSGLKMNCNNRNVSSLADLKPKLSNVQELFLRDNKIHSIRKSHFVDYKNLILLDLGNNNIATVENNTFKNLLDLRWLYMDSNYLDTLSREKFAGLQNLEYLNVEYNAIQLILPGTFNAMPKLRILILNNNLLRSLPVDVFAGVSLSKLSLHNNYFMYLPVAGVLDQLTSIIQIDLHGNPWECSCTIVPFKQWAERLGSEVLMSDLKCETPVNFFRKDFMLLSNDEICPQLYARISPTLTSHSKNSTGLAETGTHSNSYLDTSRVSISVLVPGLLLVFVTSAFTVVGMLVFILRNRKRSKRRDANSSASEINSLQTVCDSSYWHNGPYNADGAHRVYDCGSHSLSD; this is encoded by the coding sequence ATGCTGCTTTGGATTCTGTTGCTGGAGACGTCTCTTTGTTTTGCCGCTGGAAACGTTACAGGGGACGTTTGCAAAGAGAAGATCTGTTCCTGCAATGAGATAGAAGGGGACCTACACGTAGACTGTGAAAAAAAGGGCTTCACAAGTCTGCAGCGTTTCACTGCCCCGACTTCCCAGTTTTACCATTTATTTCTGCATGGCAATTCCCTCACTCGACTTTTCCCTAATGAGTTCGCTAACTTTTATAATGCGGTTAGTTTGCACATGGAAAACAATGGCTTGCATGAAATCGTTCCGGGGGCTTTTCTGGGGCTGCAGCTGGTGAAAAGGCTGcacatcaacaacaacaagatCAAGTCTTTTCGAAAGCAGACTTTTCTGGGGCTGGACGATCTGGAATATCTCCAGGCTGATTTTAATTTATTACGAGATATAGACCCGGGGGCCTTCCAGGACTTGAACAAGCTGGAGGTGCTCATTTTAAATGACAATCTCATCAGCACCCTACCTGCCAACGTGTTCCAGTATGTGCCCatcacccacctcgacctccggGGTAACAGGCTGAAAACGCTGCCCTATGAGGAGGTCTTGGAGCAAATCCCTGGTATTGCGGAGATCCTGCTAGAGGATAACCCTTGGGACTGCACCTGTGATCTGCTCTCCCTGAAAGAATGGCTGGAAAACATTCCCAAGAATGCCCTGATCGGCCGAGTGGTCTGCGAAGCCCCCACCAGACTGCAGGGTAAAGACCTCAATGAAACCACCGAACAGGACTTGTGTCCTTTGAAAAACCGAGTGGATTCTAGTCTCCCGGCGCCCCCTGCCCAAGAAGAGACCTTTGCTCCTGGACCCCTGCCAACTCCTTTCAAGACAAATGGGCAAGAGGATCATGCCACACCAGGGTCTGCTCCAAACGGAGGTACAAAGATCCCAGGCAACTGGCAGATCAAAATCAGACCCACAGCAGCGATAGCGACGGGTAGCTCCAGGAACAAACCCTTAGCTAACAGTTTACCCTGCCCTGGGGGCTGCAGCTGCGACCACATCCCAGGGTCGGGTTTAAAGATGAACTGCAACAACAGGAACGTGAGCAGCTTGGCTGATTTGAAGCCCAAGCTCTCTAACGTGCAGGAGCTTTTCCTACGAGATAACAAGATCCACAGCATCCGAAAATCGCACTTTGTGGATTACAAGAACCTCATTCTGTTGGATCTGGGCAACAATAACATCGCTACTGTAGAGAACAACACTTTCAAGAACCTTTTGGACCTCAGGTGGCTATACATGGATAGCAATTACCTGGACACGCTGTCCCGGGAGAAATTCGCGGGGCTGCAAAACCTAGAGTACCTGAACGTGGAGTACAACGCTATCCAGCTCATCCTCCCGGGCACTTTCAATGCCATGCCCAAACTGAGGATCCTCATTCTCAACAACAACCTGCTGAGGTCCCTGCCTGTGGACGTGTTCGCTGGGGTCTCGCTCTCTAAACTCAGCCTGCACAACAATTACTTCATGTACCTCCCGGTGGCAGGGGTGCTGGACCAGTTAACCTCCATCATCCAGATAGACCTCCACGGAAACCCCTGGGAGTGCTCCTGCACAATTGTGCCTTTCAAGCAGTGGGCAGAACGCTTGGGTTCCGAAGTGCTGATGAGCGACCTCAAGTGTGAGACGCCGGTGAACTTCTTTAGAAAGGATTTCATGCTCCTCTCCAATGACGAGATCTGCCCTCAGCTGTACGCTAGGATCTCGCCCACGTTAACTTCGCACAGTAAAAACAGCACTGGGTTGGCGGAGACCGGGACGCACTCCAACTCCTACCTAGACACCAGCAGGGTGTCCATCTCGGTGTTGGTCCCGGGACTGCTGCTGGTGTTTGTCACCTCCGCCTTCACCGTGGTGGGCATGCTCGTGTTTATCCTGAGGAACCGAAAGCGGTCCAAGAGACGAGATGCCAACTCCTCCGCGTCCGAGATTAATTCCCTACAGACAGTCTGTGACTCTTCCTACTGGCACAATGGGCCTTACAACGCAGATGGGGCCCACAGAGTGTATGACTGTGGCTCTCACTCGCTCTCAGACTAA